One window from the genome of Microbulbifer sp. ALW1 encodes:
- a CDS encoding FHA domain-containing protein — protein sequence MACLQHPDRDQPVYLMAHHTVGRRQGVADTRITLPEISGIHAAIQWTGSHWVIRDLSRNGTWVNGQQLIPAKNQQLQVGDKITFGRANNPVWRMENLDPPENLLIDIESGESQPLESYHLLPDEHDPIASLHFNPINGVWIYELLESAENSESARVVNHGSRIDCAHNSWELFLGNSQSTTTELSINNLCVSDFRLRFSVSHHEEHIQLQLAKDDMKLDLAARTHNYLLLYLARARIRDIQRKVDHSDQGWVAIDLATRELGITVNHLNTQIFRARKQIADSLPDAIDTSRLVERRAYEMRLGCNQLDIFKGSQKEVLEATSDEHPIINTTTGSEVPEPV from the coding sequence ATGGCCTGCTTGCAACATCCTGACCGGGATCAACCGGTTTACCTGATGGCACACCACACTGTGGGTCGCCGCCAGGGTGTCGCCGACACGCGCATCACTCTGCCGGAAATTTCCGGTATTCACGCCGCCATTCAATGGACCGGCAGCCACTGGGTTATTCGCGACCTCAGCCGCAATGGCACCTGGGTCAATGGCCAGCAACTGATCCCCGCCAAAAATCAGCAGCTGCAAGTGGGCGACAAAATTACCTTCGGCCGCGCCAACAACCCGGTGTGGCGAATGGAAAACCTGGACCCACCGGAAAACCTGCTGATCGACATCGAGAGCGGTGAAAGCCAGCCTCTGGAGTCCTATCACCTGCTACCCGATGAGCACGACCCCATCGCCAGCCTGCACTTCAATCCCATCAACGGCGTATGGATTTACGAACTGCTGGAGAGTGCGGAAAACAGCGAAAGCGCGAGAGTCGTCAACCACGGCAGCCGCATCGACTGCGCCCACAACAGCTGGGAGCTGTTCCTCGGCAATAGCCAGAGCACCACCACCGAGCTGTCGATCAACAACCTCTGTGTCTCGGATTTCCGCCTGCGCTTTAGCGTCAGCCATCACGAAGAACACATACAGCTGCAGCTGGCCAAAGACGACATGAAGCTCGACCTGGCGGCGCGCACCCACAATTATTTATTGCTCTACCTGGCCCGCGCCCGCATCCGCGATATTCAGCGCAAAGTCGACCACTCCGACCAGGGCTGGGTCGCCATTGACCTCGCCACCCGCGAGCTGGGCATTACCGTCAACCATCTGAACACCCAGATATTCCGCGCGCGCAAACAGATTGCCGACAGTCTGCCGGACGCCATCGACACATCACGCCTGGTAGAGCGCCGCGCCTATGAAATGCGCCTCGGGTGCAACCAGCTGGATATCTTCAAGGGGTCGCAGAAAGAAGTCCTGGAAGCCACCAGTGACGAACACCCTATTATCAATACGACCACCGGCTCAGAAGTACCCGAACCCGTTTGA
- a CDS encoding FHA domain-containing protein, producing the protein MALIIEEISRAHRVDTRYRMEEDRATLGRCYDNAVMVQDPHVDPVHAEVVKDEDGCYLLRDLNSLNGIRLLGNFRDKSVKPTAIREHLIESGDEIQIGKSRLRFIDTDMSVAPAVPLHSAETVFDRVATPLVATLLCLLVAGFSLWMTYLGTTGKFEWTTVVEVLTNTITGLLVYAAAWAFIGKVVKHEAHFLAHLSIAAVAALGYAAWQWFGTLLNFNFSLSQVMPLLNLLVLAALIPFMLWCAIYLALNLAPHWRLAASILLPWCFLGFAAAVEIGNIGEFSESPQVSKELKFKSMLWRKPVPQEEFLADAPALFDISLDEEGKKDKADKKAKKKASDKQMPEGDDV; encoded by the coding sequence ATGGCACTGATTATCGAAGAAATCAGTCGTGCCCACCGGGTAGATACCCGTTACCGCATGGAAGAAGACCGCGCCACCCTGGGCCGCTGCTACGACAATGCGGTAATGGTGCAGGACCCCCACGTCGATCCGGTGCACGCCGAAGTTGTTAAAGACGAGGATGGCTGCTACCTGCTGCGCGACCTGAACAGCCTCAACGGGATTCGCCTGCTGGGCAACTTCCGCGACAAGTCGGTAAAACCGACGGCGATCCGCGAACACCTGATCGAGAGCGGCGACGAGATACAGATCGGCAAGAGCCGCCTGCGCTTTATCGATACGGACATGAGCGTGGCCCCGGCAGTCCCCCTGCATTCGGCGGAAACCGTGTTCGACCGCGTGGCAACGCCGCTGGTGGCGACACTGCTGTGCCTGCTGGTGGCGGGATTCAGCCTGTGGATGACCTACCTCGGCACTACCGGCAAGTTCGAATGGACCACCGTGGTGGAGGTGCTTACCAACACCATCACCGGACTACTGGTGTACGCCGCAGCCTGGGCGTTTATCGGCAAGGTGGTGAAGCACGAGGCCCACTTCCTCGCCCACCTGTCCATTGCCGCCGTAGCGGCACTGGGCTACGCCGCCTGGCAGTGGTTCGGCACCCTGCTGAATTTCAATTTCTCCCTGAGCCAGGTGATGCCGCTGCTGAACCTTCTGGTACTCGCCGCCCTGATCCCGTTCATGCTGTGGTGCGCCATTTATCTGGCGCTGAACCTGGCACCACACTGGCGACTGGCGGCTTCCATACTGCTGCCCTGGTGTTTCCTCGGGTTTGCCGCTGCGGTGGAAATCGGCAACATCGGTGAGTTCAGCGAATCCCCCCAGGTTTCCAAGGAGCTGAAGTTCAAGTCCATGCTTTGGCGCAAGCCGGTACCGCAGGAAGAGTTCCTCGCGGACGCGCCGGCGCTGTTTGATATTTCGCTGGATGAAGAAGGGAAAAAAGACAAAGCGGACAAAAAAGCGAAGAAAAAGGCGTCCGATAAGCAGATGCCGGAAGGGGACGACGTGTAA
- a CDS encoding serine/threonine-protein kinase: MDIADPEAGQQASAANTNQSATELPGNGSDRYRINSTLGAGGMGIVYLADDLKLHRQVAIKKLRDDVASQNARERIQQEARLLAQLNHPNIVALHDVLGGEESDSGDIALVMEYIEGTTLRAWMRERSPSLQQKLGLLMQICKGLSEAHNLGIIHRDLKSDNILIAENSKGEAVAKITDFGIAKSQQLDEQTLTAENQLAGTITAMSPEQILGKTLDARSDLFSLGTIAYELLCGSRPFEKHEGGALAMANRITSEPHTPPQQAWAEIPEPLAVLLDKLLAKDPARRPQSALIVYQGFALLHKQGLEADSEDYTATLTDLFTQQKVKSRRRWQRVLTGIAATVVLSAGGYWSWKEITRLEPQYIAVMPVEINGEIRGEENAKALTRTMVRQALMNSVSQLKASALVSFTPKEGQDFEAQLQALQNRGVTGALHARLECAQTRCNIDLQLISPLDQLVKQQANITFLTNKQQEAQYRTTNEAIELFSPSYRHAELRLTAMSNSDYSSYLDILGRMENKALEVNDLNDLILLSSRYPRNSYIYQGAVDVAARLFVLNGHEDHLQSALRLINQAEDYDIPTHLSARLKLFIFGLGNYPEKYHKLIAELEKTDFPVAELLSERSRHFYREGDYQAGLKYANEASELNPSVDNFYLKALNEISSGSYDDARSTLNRITSKAPNHWSSYAALGVIELESGNLTAAESAISAIPPNLRSWRTSSNLGVIYFLQGKYKAALNTYQKVHSTTPESALVTSQIAETQLALGNIIEAKKSYTDVLNLTNEKDDLESQQLHILALANLGNTSKAISLAHKLVQKYPEDTYIKYSAAQAYALAEEWHSVNYYVEQLLNQGMSAEWFNLPAFQRLCTQPKISIDLKAAICS, encoded by the coding sequence ATGGATATTGCAGATCCAGAAGCTGGCCAACAGGCCAGTGCCGCCAATACCAATCAATCCGCCACGGAGTTACCGGGCAACGGCAGCGACCGCTACCGCATAAACAGCACCCTGGGTGCCGGCGGCATGGGTATTGTCTACCTCGCCGACGACCTCAAACTGCACCGCCAGGTGGCGATCAAAAAGCTCAGGGATGATGTCGCCAGCCAGAACGCCCGCGAACGCATCCAGCAAGAAGCCCGTTTATTAGCCCAGCTCAACCACCCCAATATCGTCGCCCTGCACGATGTGCTCGGCGGCGAAGAGAGTGACAGCGGCGATATTGCCCTGGTGATGGAATATATCGAAGGCACTACCCTGCGTGCCTGGATGCGCGAGCGCAGCCCCAGCCTGCAGCAGAAACTCGGCCTGCTGATGCAGATCTGCAAGGGCCTGAGTGAGGCCCACAACCTCGGCATCATTCACCGCGACCTCAAGTCCGACAACATCCTGATTGCGGAAAACAGCAAGGGTGAAGCGGTAGCCAAGATCACCGACTTCGGCATCGCCAAATCCCAACAGCTGGACGAGCAGACCCTGACCGCGGAAAACCAGCTCGCCGGCACCATCACCGCCATGTCGCCGGAGCAGATCCTCGGCAAAACCCTCGACGCCCGCAGTGACCTGTTCAGCCTCGGCACCATCGCCTATGAATTGCTGTGCGGCAGCCGCCCGTTTGAAAAACACGAAGGCGGCGCCCTGGCCATGGCCAACCGCATTACCAGCGAACCCCACACCCCGCCGCAACAGGCGTGGGCAGAGATTCCCGAGCCACTGGCGGTGCTGCTGGACAAGCTGCTGGCCAAAGATCCGGCACGGCGCCCGCAGAGTGCGCTGATTGTGTATCAGGGATTTGCGTTGCTGCACAAACAGGGGCTGGAAGCCGACAGCGAAGACTACACCGCAACCCTCACTGACTTGTTTACCCAGCAGAAAGTCAAAAGCCGCCGGCGCTGGCAGCGCGTTCTGACAGGCATTGCGGCCACGGTGGTGTTGAGTGCCGGGGGTTACTGGAGCTGGAAAGAAATTACCCGACTGGAGCCGCAGTACATTGCGGTGATGCCGGTGGAGATTAATGGCGAGATTCGCGGCGAGGAAAATGCCAAGGCGCTGACCAGGACCATGGTGCGGCAGGCGTTGATGAATTCGGTATCACAGTTGAAGGCGAGTGCGCTGGTGAGTTTTACACCGAAGGAAGGACAGGATTTTGAAGCGCAGCTTCAAGCGTTACAAAATAGGGGAGTAACTGGCGCACTGCATGCACGATTAGAGTGTGCGCAGACTCGATGTAATATTGATCTGCAGCTCATTTCCCCTTTAGACCAATTGGTAAAGCAGCAAGCTAATATTACCTTCTTAACTAATAAGCAGCAGGAAGCGCAATATCGAACGACTAACGAGGCTATCGAACTATTTAGCCCCAGTTACCGGCACGCAGAGCTGAGACTCACAGCGATGTCAAACTCGGACTATAGTAGCTATTTAGACATTCTTGGTCGTATGGAGAACAAGGCCTTAGAGGTTAATGATCTTAATGACCTCATCTTATTGAGCAGCCGATACCCTCGTAATAGCTATATTTATCAAGGAGCAGTAGATGTAGCGGCTCGACTATTTGTTCTTAATGGCCACGAAGATCATCTTCAATCTGCTTTGCGACTAATAAATCAAGCAGAAGATTATGACATACCCACGCACTTATCAGCTCGCCTAAAGCTCTTTATATTCGGACTAGGGAATTACCCGGAAAAGTACCATAAATTAATAGCAGAGCTAGAAAAAACTGACTTCCCCGTTGCAGAACTACTAAGTGAAAGGTCGCGTCATTTCTATAGGGAAGGTGATTACCAAGCCGGACTGAAATACGCCAATGAAGCCTCCGAGTTAAACCCATCGGTGGATAATTTTTACTTGAAAGCCCTAAATGAAATTTCCAGCGGGAGCTACGACGACGCACGCTCAACTCTTAATCGAATCACCAGCAAAGCCCCTAATCACTGGTCGTCCTATGCAGCCCTTGGGGTAATCGAGCTCGAAAGCGGCAACCTAACAGCTGCAGAATCAGCAATTTCCGCAATACCTCCAAATCTGCGAAGCTGGCGCACATCTTCAAACTTGGGTGTCATTTACTTTTTACAAGGGAAATATAAAGCAGCACTGAACACATACCAAAAAGTGCATTCAACCACACCAGAGAGCGCACTAGTAACCAGCCAAATCGCCGAAACTCAACTGGCACTAGGCAATATAATCGAAGCAAAGAAAAGCTATACAGATGTTTTAAACCTGACAAACGAAAAAGATGATCTAGAATCGCAACAGCTACATATTCTCGCGCTTGCCAATTTAGGCAACACATCGAAAGCGATATCTTTAGCTCACAAACTAGTCCAAAAATATCCAGAAGATACGTACATCAAGTACTCTGCCGCCCAAGCTTATGCTCTCGCTGAAGAGTGGCATTCAGTAAACTACTATGTTGAGCAATTACTAAATCAGGGCATGAGTGCAGAGTGGTTTAATCTACCAGCCTTTCAGAGACTCTGCACCCAGCCCAAAATATCCATCGATCTTAAAGCTGCTATCTGTAGCTAA
- a CDS encoding MarR family winged helix-turn-helix transcriptional regulator, translating into MDKIEEVLITLRRLIRATDLHSKQLVKTAGLTAPQLLLLQAIREQGQVTIGALAKEISLSQATVTTILDRLEKRGLVYRERSIEDKRKVHAYLTDKGADIIRDAPTPLQEHFVKQFRDLREWEQSMIISSLQRVALMMDAEHIDASPVLDVGDLDRKDTRNLPEQDEPK; encoded by the coding sequence ATGGACAAAATTGAAGAAGTACTGATCACCCTGCGCCGATTGATCCGCGCCACCGACCTGCACTCCAAGCAGCTGGTGAAGACCGCCGGGCTGACCGCACCGCAGCTACTGCTGCTGCAGGCTATCCGTGAGCAGGGTCAGGTCACCATTGGCGCCCTGGCAAAAGAAATCAGCCTCAGCCAGGCCACTGTTACCACCATCCTCGACCGCCTGGAAAAGCGCGGGCTGGTGTATCGGGAGCGCTCCATCGAAGACAAGCGCAAGGTGCACGCCTACCTGACCGATAAAGGCGCAGACATCATTCGCGACGCCCCCACCCCGCTACAGGAGCACTTCGTCAAACAGTTCCGCGACCTGCGGGAGTGGGAACAATCCATGATCATCTCGTCCCTGCAACGGGTGGCACTGATGATGGATGCGGAACATATCGACGCCTCCCCGGTACTGGACGTAGGAGATCTCGACCGCAAGGACACCCGCAACCTGCCGGAACAGGACGAGCCGAAATAG
- the hisC gene encoding histidinol-phosphate transaminase — protein MRDQTGDQNPGNPFWSPAVAKLQPYVPGEQPKTTERLIKLNTNESPYPPSPKAQAVLQEPGLASHLRLYPDPESTQLCKTIAEQFDLAPEQVFVGNGSDEVLAHAFYSFFQRPEPLLFPDITYSFYPVYCQFYGIKAHTLPLRDDFSIAVEDYAIDNAGGVILPNPNAPTGRYLPLADIEQLLQMHPQRVVVIDEAYIDFGGESAIPLINRYPNLLVIHTLSKSHALAGLRLGYALGQAHLIEGLNRAKNSFNSYPIDGIAQKVATAAIADRAWLADNCAKVIATRDRTCTALTEMGFDIVPSTANFIFAKPPKISAEALFQALRERNIIVRYFNKPRISEYLRISIGTDEEMDALIGACREIL, from the coding sequence ATGCGTGATCAAACTGGAGACCAGAACCCAGGCAACCCGTTCTGGAGCCCCGCGGTAGCGAAACTTCAGCCCTATGTCCCCGGCGAGCAGCCGAAAACCACCGAGCGGCTGATCAAACTCAATACCAACGAGAGCCCCTACCCGCCCTCCCCCAAGGCGCAGGCGGTGTTGCAGGAACCGGGCCTCGCCAGCCATCTGCGGCTATACCCGGACCCGGAATCCACCCAGCTGTGCAAGACCATCGCCGAGCAGTTTGATCTGGCGCCGGAGCAGGTCTTTGTGGGCAACGGCTCCGACGAGGTGCTGGCGCACGCGTTTTACAGTTTCTTCCAGCGCCCCGAGCCGCTGCTGTTCCCGGATATCACTTACAGCTTTTACCCGGTGTACTGCCAGTTTTACGGTATCAAGGCGCACACCCTGCCGCTGCGGGACGACTTTTCCATTGCGGTGGAAGATTACGCCATCGATAACGCCGGCGGCGTAATCCTGCCCAACCCCAACGCGCCTACGGGCCGCTACCTGCCACTGGCCGATATCGAGCAGTTGCTGCAGATGCATCCGCAGCGGGTGGTGGTGATCGATGAAGCCTACATCGATTTTGGTGGCGAGAGTGCCATTCCACTGATTAACCGCTACCCGAACCTGCTGGTTATCCACACCCTGTCCAAATCCCATGCGCTGGCGGGACTGCGCCTGGGTTATGCGCTGGGTCAGGCCCATTTGATTGAGGGGCTGAACCGGGCGAAGAACTCGTTCAACTCCTACCCGATTGACGGTATTGCCCAGAAGGTGGCGACGGCGGCGATTGCGGATCGCGCGTGGCTGGCGGATAACTGCGCCAAGGTGATCGCCACCCGCGACCGCACCTGTACTGCGCTGACCGAAATGGGTTTCGACATCGTGCCCTCGACCGCCAACTTCATCTTCGCCAAGCCGCCGAAGATTTCAGCCGAGGCACTTTTCCAGGCCTTACGCGAGCGGAACATCATTGTGCGCTACTTCAACAAGCCACGGATTAGTGAGTACTTGCGTATCAGCATTGGTACCGATGAGGAGATGGATGCTTTGATCGGAGCTTGTCGGGAAATTCTGTAG
- a CDS encoding S1C family serine protease, with protein sequence MDKHRDMPNLVKRLFSHLLASLLLCFASTALAPNIALAQSYEQLYSDYRGSLYQIRLIEQSSNSKTGLGSGFQISADGLIATNYHVVSEAVHDPDKYQLKYLSVDGAEGDLELLDVDVINDLAILRQKGKPGADHLQLAAQSPSKGETIVSMGNPLDLGMTIVPGTYNGIAGGSFYDRIHFSGSINPGMSGGPVINRNGQVVGINVATAGNQISFLVPVNKLVALWQDFKQDAGEGNGAVELQPVINRQLHRNQQRIIDKILDADWKLRPLGDALVVGEIVPSVQCWGNTSDDDDEPVTQIAKGCTGQDVVYLSEEFDTGRVEYEFFWLESDDSLSSARFYSAYEDEMSGFYPGNSAGEDDVTNFNCKQQFTIHPRNGHGKEQDSESAESEAAPEQTPPKANGNRDPVIARTSYCVRRYKDYPELYDVFYVSLTVDQSNRALVSHFTLSGFTQESASAFTQKFVSEIQWH encoded by the coding sequence ATGGATAAGCACCGCGATATGCCCAACCTTGTTAAGCGTCTGTTTTCGCACTTGCTGGCTTCGCTGCTGTTGTGTTTCGCCAGCACTGCACTGGCGCCCAATATTGCACTTGCGCAAAGTTACGAGCAGCTGTACAGCGATTATCGCGGCAGCCTGTACCAGATCCGCCTGATCGAGCAGTCTTCCAACTCCAAAACAGGGCTGGGCTCCGGGTTCCAGATCTCTGCCGATGGGCTGATTGCCACCAACTACCACGTGGTATCGGAGGCGGTACACGACCCGGACAAATACCAGCTGAAATACCTGTCGGTCGACGGCGCGGAAGGCGACCTTGAGTTGCTGGATGTGGACGTAATCAACGACCTCGCGATTCTGCGCCAAAAGGGCAAACCCGGTGCCGACCATCTGCAGCTGGCCGCACAATCCCCCAGCAAGGGCGAGACCATTGTCTCCATGGGCAATCCGCTGGACCTGGGCATGACCATTGTGCCCGGCACCTATAACGGCATTGCCGGCGGCAGCTTTTACGACCGTATTCACTTCTCCGGCTCCATCAACCCCGGCATGAGTGGCGGACCGGTAATCAATCGCAATGGCCAGGTGGTGGGTATCAATGTGGCCACCGCGGGTAACCAGATCAGCTTCCTGGTACCGGTGAACAAGCTGGTGGCACTGTGGCAGGACTTCAAACAGGATGCTGGTGAGGGTAACGGCGCGGTGGAGTTGCAACCGGTCATCAACCGCCAGCTGCACAGAAACCAGCAGCGCATCATCGACAAGATTCTCGACGCCGACTGGAAATTGCGCCCGCTGGGGGATGCCCTGGTGGTGGGAGAGATAGTGCCGTCGGTGCAGTGCTGGGGTAACACCAGCGACGACGATGACGAGCCAGTTACACAGATCGCCAAGGGTTGTACCGGCCAGGACGTGGTTTATCTCTCCGAGGAATTTGATACCGGGCGGGTGGAATACGAATTCTTCTGGCTGGAATCCGACGACAGCCTCTCCTCCGCGCGCTTTTACAGCGCCTACGAAGACGAGATGAGCGGGTTTTACCCGGGCAACAGCGCCGGCGAAGATGACGTCACCAATTTCAACTGCAAACAGCAGTTCACCATCCACCCCAGAAACGGGCACGGCAAGGAGCAGGACTCCGAATCCGCTGAGAGCGAAGCCGCGCCGGAGCAAACGCCCCCCAAAGCCAATGGCAATCGCGACCCGGTGATCGCGCGCACCTCCTACTGCGTGCGCCGCTACAAGGATTACCCGGAGCTCTACGATGTGTTTTACGTCAGTCTGACCGTGGACCAGAGTAACCGCGCCCTGGTGAGCCACTTCACCCTGTCCGGGTTTACCCAGGAATCCGCCAGCGCCTTTACCCAGAAGTTTGTGAGCGAAATTCAATGGCACTGA
- a CDS encoding protein kinase produces the protein MQTEQLPFYIGRYHATARLGSGGMGVVYLATDERLNRQVAIKKLLRNPNSSNASERIRREALLLAQLNHNNIVQLYDVVEGENDIALVMEYVDGCNLQRWQRERSPDLVQKLQLLKQICAGLTRAHSAGIIHRDLKAENILVDSSGTIKITDFGIAKNLQEDSDLTREQHVAGSWGAMSPEQAQGKPLDNRSDLFALGVVAYRLLCDQNPFGDNSSPYVTVDRIVKHPHPPASKLAPELPPALCALLDQLLAKQPEQRPINAAAVAAELDQQLLAIQGSGSFTRTHTITATVTAESFYQQGSHRPRLLRHIALGTLAAGLLAAATLALFNSDLLSKSSAPAASKYIAVLEPLDRDKQAALSREQRLLVSNVQNALKQGLSNRSGLNLISFAESRSLRGEPLAAQAKSLSADLLLVPAFDCDPLSCELSLELLDSDTLAVIASRSTRLAVVEEGLESRGRTLHQVNHLLPDYPARGNDQPPHISDADYLTYLEIYEQRSDQLHQATLLDQLEELQKTAGTFAPLYELYSAMVIDREANSRAADADKRLASFLRKAPASLADTPELLIGELRLAIHVNDAGRAEALLARLKLVLPDRASYYFLSALYHHRRGAYPQALEEINNALALRTSYVYLTQKALALTQMGDMPAANEVLREAMTRYTGFSDANSLLASNLLDLGQPEEAIRLLTEVGAESLGPLDLYNLCQGYYIEKHYRQAQRCFDRLARLSPDDADPLLYRAEIAHELGQAEQAPAFAQRALQITQGRDDWEALLLQARAYAELGEAEKAVDNLIRIRRDAPDDIYVNYARAQVYITTGDLLSAKAHIRKTLEQGFSPIWYCTARFVKICNIPAFDDLRQQYPGLCGGAGKNKEKIENSTAGNSQIASSGDASVNL, from the coding sequence ATGCAAACAGAGCAGTTACCTTTTTATATCGGCCGCTATCACGCTACCGCCCGCCTCGGCTCCGGCGGTATGGGCGTGGTTTACCTGGCAACCGACGAACGCCTGAATCGCCAGGTGGCGATCAAAAAGCTGCTCCGCAACCCCAACAGCAGCAATGCCAGTGAGCGCATTCGTCGCGAGGCGCTGCTGCTGGCACAACTCAATCACAACAATATTGTTCAGCTCTACGATGTGGTCGAGGGCGAAAACGACATTGCGCTGGTGATGGAGTATGTGGATGGCTGCAACCTGCAGCGCTGGCAACGGGAGCGTTCCCCGGATCTGGTGCAGAAGTTACAGCTGCTGAAGCAGATCTGTGCCGGCCTCACCCGCGCCCACAGCGCCGGTATCATTCACCGGGACCTGAAAGCAGAAAATATCCTGGTGGATAGCAGCGGCACCATCAAGATTACCGATTTCGGCATCGCCAAAAACCTGCAGGAAGACAGCGACCTGACCCGCGAGCAGCACGTGGCCGGCAGCTGGGGCGCTATGTCGCCGGAACAGGCCCAGGGCAAGCCCCTGGACAACCGCAGCGACCTGTTTGCCCTGGGGGTCGTGGCCTACCGCCTGCTGTGCGACCAGAACCCCTTCGGCGACAACAGCAGCCCCTATGTCACCGTCGACCGCATCGTCAAACATCCCCATCCACCAGCGTCCAAGCTGGCACCGGAGCTCCCGCCGGCACTCTGCGCGCTGCTCGACCAGCTACTGGCCAAACAGCCGGAGCAGCGCCCCATCAATGCCGCCGCGGTCGCCGCCGAACTCGACCAGCAGCTGCTCGCGATCCAGGGCAGCGGCAGCTTTACCCGCACCCACACAATCACCGCAACGGTCACCGCGGAAAGCTTTTACCAGCAGGGCAGCCATCGTCCACGCCTGTTGCGACACATTGCCCTCGGCACCCTTGCCGCCGGCCTTCTCGCAGCCGCCACCCTTGCCCTGTTCAACAGCGACCTGCTCTCGAAAAGCAGCGCGCCCGCCGCGAGTAAATATATTGCGGTACTGGAACCGCTGGACCGCGACAAGCAAGCAGCGTTAAGCCGCGAACAGCGTCTGCTGGTGAGCAACGTACAGAATGCGCTCAAACAGGGGCTCTCCAACCGCAGCGGCCTCAACCTGATCTCCTTTGCGGAATCCCGTAGCCTGCGCGGTGAACCGCTGGCCGCCCAGGCCAAATCCCTCAGTGCCGACCTGCTGCTGGTGCCGGCGTTCGACTGTGATCCGCTTAGCTGCGAGCTCTCGCTGGAACTGCTCGACAGCGACACCCTCGCGGTCATTGCCAGCCGCAGTACCCGCCTGGCAGTGGTGGAAGAAGGCCTGGAAAGCCGCGGCCGCACCCTGCACCAGGTCAACCACCTGCTGCCGGACTACCCGGCACGAGGCAACGACCAGCCACCCCATATCAGCGATGCGGATTACCTGACCTACCTGGAGATCTACGAGCAACGCAGTGACCAGCTACACCAGGCAACCCTGCTGGACCAGCTGGAGGAACTGCAAAAAACCGCGGGGACCTTTGCGCCGCTGTACGAACTCTATTCAGCCATGGTGATCGATCGCGAAGCCAACAGCCGCGCAGCAGATGCCGATAAACGCCTGGCCAGCTTCCTGCGCAAGGCACCGGCCTCGCTGGCCGACACCCCGGAACTACTGATCGGCGAACTGCGGCTGGCAATCCATGTGAACGACGCGGGCCGCGCAGAAGCGCTGCTCGCACGCCTGAAACTGGTACTGCCGGACAGGGCCAGTTACTACTTTCTCAGCGCTCTCTACCACCACCGGCGTGGCGCCTACCCGCAGGCATTGGAAGAGATCAACAACGCCCTGGCCCTGCGCACCAGTTATGTCTATCTGACCCAGAAGGCACTGGCGCTGACCCAGATGGGCGACATGCCTGCGGCCAACGAAGTACTGCGGGAAGCCATGACCCGCTACACCGGTTTTAGCGATGCCAACTCGCTACTGGCGAGCAACCTGCTGGACCTGGGCCAACCCGAGGAAGCCATTCGCTTGCTGACCGAGGTCGGCGCCGAGAGCCTGGGTCCGCTGGACCTGTACAATCTCTGCCAGGGTTATTACATCGAAAAGCACTACCGCCAGGCCCAGCGCTGCTTCGATCGCCTCGCCCGCCTCTCCCCGGACGATGCCGACCCACTGCTGTACCGCGCCGAAATCGCCCACGAACTGGGGCAGGCGGAACAGGCACCCGCCTTTGCCCAGCGCGCCCTGCAAATCACCCAGGGCCGCGACGACTGGGAAGCACTGCTACTGCAGGCCCGCGCCTATGCGGAACTCGGCGAAGCGGAAAAAGCCGTGGATAACCTGATCCGGATTCGCCGGGATGCGCCGGACGATATTTACGTCAACTATGCCCGCGCCCAGGTGTATATCACCACCGGCGACCTCCTCTCCGCCAAGGCCCATATTCGCAAAACACTGGAACAAGGTTTCTCCCCCATCTGGTATTGCACCGCGCGCTTTGTCAAAATCTGCAATATTCCCGCGTTCGACGACCTCCGGCAGCAATATCCGGGGCTCTGCGGCGGCGCTGGAAAGAACAAAGAAAAGATAGAAAACAGCACCGCTGGCAATTCCCAGATTGCCAGCAGCGGCGATGCCAGCGTGAACCTTTGA